A window from Balearica regulorum gibbericeps isolate bBalReg1 chromosome 1, bBalReg1.pri, whole genome shotgun sequence encodes these proteins:
- the VEGFD gene encoding vascular endothelial growth factor D — MYKPWATVNIFIVSFLHLLQGSDYENGSVKRTSLSALERSEQQIRRASSLEELLRITHSEDWKLWKCRLKLKSLANLDSRSASHRSTRFAAAFYDIDTLKVIDEEWQKTQCVPRETCVEVAKELGTTTNKFFKPPCVNVFRCGGCCNEESLSCMNTSTTYVSKTLFEISVPLTSVPEPVPIKIANHTGCKCLSNTQRHQYAIIRRSVQYPEEDGCPFTNKLCHNGWIWDSDKCECVVDAQHTNRREGLPPLAELAMCGQHMEFDEENCECICRQKCPTDFFQSKDNCSCYLCRESQESCALKHKIFHAETCSCEDKCPSQPRTCPTAKPTCPRHCRCPKEKRGSHGSQSKETP, encoded by the exons cGGACATCTCTGTCAGCATTGGAGCGGTCAGAACAGCAGATCAGGAGAGCATCCAGCCTGGAAGAGCTGCTTCGCATCACTCATTCTGAGGACTGGAAGCTGTGGAAATGCAGGCTAAAACTCAAGAGTCTGGCCAATTTAGACTCCCGCTCTGCATCACATCGCTCCACcagatttgctgctgctttctatGATATCGATACACTGAAAG TCATAGATGAGGAATGGCAAAAGACTCAATGCGTGCCAAGGGAAACCTGCGTGGAAGTTGCCAAAGAGCTGGGTACAACAACCAACAAATTTTTCAAGCCTCCCTGTGTGAACGTGTTCAGATGTGGAGGCTGCTGCAATGAAGAGAGTCTGAGCTGCATGAATACAAGTACAACTTATGTGTCAAAAACG CTCTTTGAGATCTCAGTTCCCTTGACAAGTGTTCCTGAGCCCGTGCCAATCAAAATTGCTAATCACACAGGCTGTAAGTGTCTATCAAATACCCAGCGCCATCAGTATGCCATCATACGAAGATCTGTCCAGTACCCAGAAGAAGATGG atgCCCCTTTACCAACAAACTTTGCCATAATGGATGGATCTGGGATAGTGACAAATGTGAATGTGTTGTAGATGCACAGCACACCAACAGACGAGAAG GACTCCCTCCTCTAGCTGAGCTGGCTATGTGTGGACAACATATGGAATTCGATGAAGAAAATTGTGAATGCATCTGTAGACAGAAGTGTCCCACAGATTTCTTTCAAAGTAAAGACAACTGCAGCTGCTATTTGTGTAGGGAGagccaggagagctgtgctCTAAAACACAAGATATTTCATGCTGAAACCTGCAG CTGTGAGGACAAATGTCCATCACAACCCAGAACATGCCCAACTGCAAAACCAACGTGTCCCAGGCATTGTCGTTGTCCGAAGGAGAAGAGAGGTTCTCATGGGTCCCAAAGCAAAGAAACTCCTTGA